In one Pleomorphomonas sp. T1.2MG-36 genomic region, the following are encoded:
- a CDS encoding RraA family protein has translation MTKFNYDDTDWDAIKRLSKWYSGDVHDSLEQLGGRGYLPGISLQGALKAGEVVCGPAVTVQFAPSQRRNQPQDVYHNAIDNVPKGGILVVDSSCAEGSCSGELMSTGAKTAGAVATIVNGTVRDLAQVRALGYPLFGRAPSPVSVSGKMEPRASQVELVIGGISVAPGDVIFADVDGVVVIPKAMVKAVADKADEVGAMEGAARDRILKGERLQSIWPVASTYN, from the coding sequence ATGACGAAGTTCAATTATGACGACACCGATTGGGATGCGATCAAGCGCTTGTCGAAGTGGTATTCGGGCGATGTGCACGACAGCCTCGAGCAACTCGGCGGTCGCGGCTACCTGCCGGGCATTTCCCTGCAGGGGGCGTTGAAGGCTGGCGAGGTGGTCTGCGGGCCGGCGGTGACGGTCCAGTTCGCACCGAGCCAGCGCCGCAATCAGCCGCAGGACGTCTATCACAATGCCATCGACAACGTGCCCAAGGGCGGCATCCTCGTGGTGGATTCGAGCTGTGCCGAAGGCTCGTGCTCGGGCGAACTGATGTCGACCGGCGCCAAGACGGCCGGCGCGGTGGCCACCATCGTCAACGGCACTGTGCGCGACCTGGCCCAGGTGAGGGCGCTCGGCTATCCGCTGTTCGGGCGCGCGCCCAGCCCGGTTTCGGTCTCCGGCAAGATGGAGCCTAGGGCTTCGCAGGTCGAGCTGGTGATCGGCGGCATCTCCGTTGCGCCGGGCGACGTCATCTTCGCCGACGTCGATGGCGTCGTCGTCATACCCAAGGCCATGGTCAAGGCCGTTGCCGACAAGGCGGACGAAGTCGGCGCCATGGAGGGGGCTGCTCGCGACCGTATCCTGAAGGGCGAGCGTTTGCAGTCTATCTGGCCGGTTGCCTCCACCTACAATTGA